TTTATAGCAGAAACAGCGATGCTCTTCGTCTCATCAGACATCCTTTCAAGATCTACTATTATTCTCATAATCATAACAATATATCTAAGATCCCTTGCTACCGGCTGATAAAGCGCCAACATAGTCATACACTGTTCTTCTATATCTATCTCAAGTTCATCGGTAATCTTTTCGCTTTCGATGACCTCTTGAGCAATTCTTGAATCCCTTTCCAGAATGGAAAGAATTACCAGATCTATCGCTCTCTCTACAAGAGTTGTCATTTCGAAAAGCTTTTTTGTTAATTCCCTGATTTCTATATCAAAATGTCTCTCCAAAGATACACCTCTCTTTCTTAACCAAATCTGCCAGTTATATAGTCCTCTGTAAGCTTTTCTTTTGGAACTTTAAATATCTGTTCTGTTACACCATATTCTATCAAACTTCCAAGATACATAAATGAAGTAAAGTCAGAAATTCTTGCTGCCTGTTGCATGTTGTGTGTAACTATGACAATTACTATCTCATTTTTCAGATTTACTATCAATTCCTCTATTTTTGCAGTAGAAATTGGGTCAAGTGCCGATGTAGGCTCATCCATCAAGATAATTTCGGGATCGTTTGCAAGGGCTCTTGCAATGCAAAGCCTTTGTTGTTGACCGCCTGAAAGATTCGTTGGAAGATCTTTTAACCTATCTTTAGTTTCTTCCCACAAAGCAACTCTAATTAAATTCTTTTCACATATTTCTTCTTTTTGTTTTTTTGAAAGTCTTTTTCCGCTCATCAAAAATCCTGCTAGGACATTATCCTGTATGGACATAAAGGGAAAGGGATTAGGTCTTTGAAAAACCATTCCAACCTTTCTTCTCACTTTATATAAATCCATCTTGAAAATGTCCTCATTGTCTAAAAGTATTTTCCCCTTAACAGATGCATTTTTATCGAGTTCGTGCATTCTATTCAAACACCTCAAAAGCGTTGTTTTCCCGCATCCAGAAGGACCAATTATTGCTGTAACAGCCTTATCATAAATATCAAGGTTAATGCCCTTCAAAACTTCGTTCTTCCCAAAAAAAGCGTGAACATCCTGCAATTTCATCTTTATCATATCTTTCGCCTACTCTCCGAGTCTTCTATAACGACCTAAAATTATACTCAAAACTGTAACAAAAGTTATTAGAACTAAGGCTCCAGCCCAGGCTAATCTGTGCCATTCATCATATGGCGAGATTGCATATATAAATATTTGCAACGGTATTGCAGCCATTGGCCTTGTAGGGTTTAACTCTAAAAAGCTATTTCCAAAAGCTGTAAAAAGAAGCGGAGCTGTTTCACCGGCTATTCGTGCAAGAGTTAAAAGTGAAATAGCAAGAAGTGGAAATTTTGCAAACCTAAGTACCACGAAAAAAATAACCCTTGTTCTAGAAAGACCAAGCGAATAAGCCGCCTCAAGCAAAAGGGTAGGAGTCATATTAAAAATCTGCTCACTTGCAAGCACCATATATGGAATTCCAACTAACGCAAGCGCTACCGAACCAGCAAGACCAGAAAAGTGTCCCATTTGCTTTACTACTATATAATAAACACAGATACCACAAACAATTGTTGGAGTCCCCTGAAGCAAAGACATCGATTCTTTTAGAACCTTGGCAAAAAAACTTCCAGAATAAAGGTGCAAATATAGACCTCCCAAAATAGATAAACAAACAATTATTATCATTGCAATTGAATCAATAATTATAGAACCTACAATTGCTTGTTTGAATCCTCCTGAACTAGAACCTACAGGCCTTGCCGTTTCAGTAAAAAAATTAATGCTTAGCGAACTAATCCCATCTTTTATAAGTTGAAAAAGTATAAAGGCTAAAATTAAAGATACAAAAATTGCCACCCCAAGCGTAAAAACTTGAAAAACTTTATCAACAATAAATCTCAAACTATGCCCTCCTATACAAAAACCTTAGTAAGAGCTTAGCAAAAACATTAGTAACAAACACAAGAACAAACAAAATAAGTCCAAGCTCAAATAAAACAGATAGATATATTCTAGAAAAAGCCTCCGCAAATTCATTTGCAATAATACTTGTTAGCGTTGCGGTAGGAGAAAAGAGAGAATTTGGGAAAAAAGGTCTATTTCCAATAAGCATTGCTGTAGCCATTGTCTCTTCCATGCCTCTTGCAAGAGAGAGAAAAATTACAGCTATTATTCCCTCTTTGATAAATGGCAGAATCAAACCCTTTACAATCTCAAACTTTGTTATTCCAAGACTAAAACCAGCCTCAATTAGACTTTTAGGAACCAAAACTATTAATTCCTTGATCAAAACCGTCTGAATCGGGACAAGCATCAAGGTCAAGATTAGAATAGTAGTAAAAAGACCAAATGGAGAAGGATCTCCATTTAAAAATGGGATAAAACCAAAGAAAGTTTTTATTATAGTCTCAACTTTATCAATGTGTGGAGCCACATAAAAAATAGCCCATAAGCCAAGAACCACTGATGGAATAGACGCAAGCGCATCTATAACTGTAGAAAAAAAAGAAGAAATTTTTCCTCTTGAATAAAATGAAAGAAAGAGGGCAATTGGAGTTGAAATCATCAAACCCAAAACTGTGCTAATAACGCCAACCATAACTGTTACAAGCAAAGGCGCTATCACACCAAATTTATCGTTTACAGGATCCCAGTTATTCGTAGTAAACACACTAAAACCCAAATGTTCTATTGCAGGTAAAGAATTTATAAACAAAACTATAAAAATCAAAGCAGGCAATAGTACCAGAAAAAGTGCAGAAAACTTTAACAATAAGTCAAAAAAAGAAAAATTTTCAAGCCTAAAAGAACTAGAATCAAACAAAAACTTAGCTCTTTTGAACACTAAGCTCTTTCACTCCTTAAAGTTAGCATAAGATACACATCTTAATTTATCACAATAATGTTAATTTTATGTTAATAAGAAAATAACTACAAAATTTTCATATTTTTAAAAAAAACTAATTTTAAGTTTCTTTAAATCTAAAAAAAACCTCGCAGTCAATTTAGCTGCGAGGACTTATAGATAAAGTTATTACCATAAAAACTTAATTCCATTTATAACAAGTTTTCTAGACCTATTACAAAACCGTTTAGGTCCTTTACTTTTCTAATTGCAAGTAGCACGCCCGGCATAAATGATTCTCTTGACAAAGAATCATGCCTAATTGTCAAAATTTCACCCACGCCTCCAAAAAGAACTTCTTGATGTGCTACAAAACCAGGTAGTCTTACAGAATGGATTCTAATACCGTTTACCTCTCCACCGAGGGCACACTTTATCTTCTCTTCGCCTTGAACAGTATCTTTATTAAAAACTTTTGAACCCTCTGACATCAAATACGCTGTTCTTAAAGCAGTCCCAGAAGGGGCATCAGCTTTTTGATTGTGATGAAGCTCTATTATTTCAGCATGATCCAGATACTTAGCTGCCTTTTTAGCAAACTCCATCATCAAAACAGCACCTAAAGAAAAATTAGGGGCCAGGAAAAATCCTACTTTTAATTCATTTGCCATCTTGCCCAGGCGATCCAATTCTTTGCCATCAATTCCCGTTGTCCCTACTACCACGTTTCTCCTATATTCAAGAGTCTTTTCAATAGTATGCGGGGCTACATTTCCCCTTGTAAAATCTATCAACACGTCAAACTGAGTTTTTACCAACAGGTCTTCAATAGTAGAACTTACAGTAGTAGGATCATCAATCTTAAATAACTCGCTGAGAGTTTTCCCGCCAACAGCAGGGTCAACCCCACCTACCAACTTCATGTCTGGCTGTTTTAAAATGGTTTCAGAAACCATTCTTCCCATCTTTCCACCAATACCCGATACCACTACACTAATCATCTTTATCTCCTCCACAAATAAAATAAATACAAACTTAGATGACTAAATTCTCAGGATTAATTAAAAAATCCCTTAATTGTTTCATAAAATTCAAAACAAAGGATAAGTTTTTTTGAAAAATACATTCAAAAAATATGCTTAGCTCATCCTCAGGCTCTTCATTTTCAAATTCTGCTTTATTATAAGCAGAAATTAAAAGCACAGATGTATTACTGCTCAAATTTAACTCTACCTCATCCAACTCAATACCCTTACAAAGGATTATATACAACCCTTCATTTGCTGAAAAATCTACAACTTCATCTTTTTCTGTTTTAAATTCCTCTATAGATCTTAACCCCTCAATCTGAACTTTCTTAAGTAACTTATCTGAATAAGAAAAACTACTCTCTAAACCTTTATCAGTTAACTCCAAAAAGTTAATAGAATAATCTTGCCCAAAAAAGGGATATTTAATATATGATTTTAAAACACAGAAGAATAAATAACTCGAAAGAGTAATAGAATTTCTTCTAATAAAATTAGTGCTTCTTAAAACGTTAACCCTAATCTTTAGCTTCAAAAAATTTCCCCTATGTACTTTTACAAGTTCTTCAGGTTCCTCTTTGTGTTCTATTTTTACTTTTTCTACTCGAGTTTCCAAATCCTTATTTATACCTAGAGAAGGGCTCTCATTAGATAAGACATCTACAACCTCAGCAACTGGTTGACCTACATTTATAAAACTATTTTCTTGAAGCATATTAATTAGCCTTCCAGAATAGGGAGACTTTATAACGCTTGTCACCCTTTGATTTTCAATCAAAGCTATCTCATCGCCAACTTTTACCAGATCGTTTTCTTTTTTTAACCATTTTACCAATCTATTTCTTATACTATCCTTGTTTACTTCAGGCATCAAAATTTGCATAGTCAAACTCCCAAAAATTAGTCTTTATATGCTTATGTAAAAATATCCTGATCTATAAAGCTTTACCAGTTCTATTAGACCAGCATCAATAATATCTAAAAATGGATACTCGTCGGATTTTACTTTTTCAGCATTGGGTAATACTAGCTTAAATTTTACGCCATAAGTACTTAAATTTTCCATTCTCTTCACAAGGTCTTCTGTAACTATGCGCTTATAGAACAAATCAATCCCCTCAAATGTAAAAAGAAATATTACCGATATAGATCCTGGACTTACCTTTTGGTAAAGCTTTTCAACCTGATCAATTGCAATCCCCAACCTATATGTATCACAACTTTTTACATGCAACGCAATCTGATAAAGCATACTGACCCCCTTTTAGTGAAATTAATTTGAAAAATAACTACAATATAATAATATAAAAATTTTAACACATTTAGCTAGAAATCCAACTTAAGTGGCCAGCTTGAAGGTAAAAAGTTTTTTTCAAAATATAAGACTATATAAGAATCAGTCATGCCTGAAATATAATCCTTTATAGCAATATTTGATTTTTCTGAATCAGAATTATACCACCCATACACCTCAGGCAAATTCAAAATTTTGTCAATATTTGACTTCAAATACTCTATTATAAAGTTAAACATTCTAGTAACCTTTTCTTCTTCTCTTCTTAGAATTTCTGCTGAATATACGCTTTGCATCATAAAATCCCTTAAACTCTTAATTACACCAATAAATTTTGCATCATCTTTAAATCCTTCTTCTTCGTCAAATCCACTAATAATAAGCCTAATAAGAGTATCTACCCTCTCACTATGAGTCTTGCCAATTTCTTTAACAAAGGAGGGCAAATCATCGTATTTCAATAAACCTGCTCTTATTGCATCATCGAGGTCATGACATATATAAGAAATTTTGTCACAATATCTCACCAACAAGCCCTCTTGAGTAATAGGTTTAATTTTATCGTTTATACTATGCCTTAGAATACCGTCTCTTGTCTCTTGAGTAAGGTTTAACCCAAACCCTTTCCCTTCTCTTTTTTCTAAAATGTCAACAACTCTTAAACTTTGTTCCTCGTGTCTAAATGGAGGCAACAGCCTATTCAATACATCCTCGCCTATATGACCAAATGGAGTATGCCCCAGATCGTGACCAAGACTTATTGCCTCTACAAGATCTTCATTTAAACCTAAAATTCTTGCACACGTTCTAGAAATCTGAGAAACCTCAAGAACATGAGTAAGTCTCGTTCTAAAATGATCTCCTTCAGGAGAAATAAAAACTTGAGTTTTATGTTTCAAGCGTCTAAATGCCTTTGAATGAATAATTCTGTCCCTATCTCTTTGAAATGGATTTCTGTATTCACATTCAGGCTCAGGAGTCTGGCGACCCAAAGTCTTTGAACTAAGAGCCGCCAATTTTGAAAGATATCTTTTTTCTCTTTCTTCCTGAGTAGTTCTATAAACCAGCATCAAATTCTAAAAAATTAATTAAATATTATTTATCGGCTTCATACTGCCTTTTTGCAAGAATAGTTGCCCTTGCAGCAGCAAGCCTAGCAACCGGGACCCTAAAAGGAGAACAGCTAACATAATCAAGGCCTATTTCATAGCAAAAAGCTATTGACTCAGGGTCTCCACCATGTTCACCACATATGCCAATTTCAAGTTCCTTGTTTGCCTTTCTTCCCCTTTCGACAGCAATCCTCATCAACTCGCCCACTCCGTCTCTATCAAGAGTTTGAAATGGGTTTACAGGCAGTATTCCTCTCTCTAAATACACCGGTAAAAACTTGCTTTCTGCATCATCTCGGCTAAAGCCAAAGGTCATCTGAGTAAGGTCATTTGTACCAAAAGAGAAAAATCTAGCATATTTTGCTATTTCATCAGCTTTTAGCGCCGCCCTTGGAAGTTCTATCATTGTCCCAAATAGATATGGTATCTGAATGCCCTGCTCTGAAATAACTTCTTTTGCAACTTCTTCAAGCTTTTCCCTGACAAGTCTTATTTCATTTATATGGCCCACAAGTGGCACCATTATTTCTGGAAAGACTTTATCGCCCTCTTTGATTACCATTGCTGCTGCTTCCAGGATAGCCCTAACCTGCATCTCATTTATTTCAGGATAAACAAGACCCAACCTACACCCTCTAAAGCCCATCATTGGATTAGATTCCTTTAGAGCCTCTGCTCTTCTAAGAAGTCTTTTCTTTTTCTCTACAAGGTCTTTTTCTCCATTTTTCTCATGCTGGGCTATCTCTTCTTTCAAGATCTCTCTTTTTGGCAAAAATTCGTGCAAAGGCGGGTCAAGAAGTCTGATTATTACAGGATATCCTTTCATTTCTTTAAATATCCCATAAAAATCTTCTCTTTGCATAGGAAGCAATTTTTCAAGTGCAGCCTTTCTTTCTTCTATAGTTTCGGCTACTATCATCTCCTGCATAGCAGGAAGCCTATCCTGTGCCATAAACATATGTTCAGTCCTACAAAGGCCTATACCCTTTGCCCCAAATTCATAACTTCTTTTCGCGTCCTCTGGAGTATCAGCATTAGCCCTAACTTGAATCTTTGCTAATTTATCAGACAAAGACAACAAATTCTTAAGATCTTCACTAAGTTCAGGCATAATAAGTGGAGCAACACCTTTAAAAATATTTCCAGAAGTTCCATCTATAGTTATAACGTCAAATTCCTTTACAGTTTCGCCATTTACAGTAAAGAGCCTTTCTTTTAGATCTATTTTTATCGATTCAGCGCCTACTACAGCAGGCTTTCCCATTCCTCTAGCTACCACAGCAGCATGGCTTGTCATGCCACCTCTTGCGGTAAGAACACCCTTTGCAGCAGCCAGACCATGAATGTCATCTGGTACAGTTTCTGGTCTAACTAAAATTACGTCTTCATCGCTCATCTTAGCGGCAAGATCAGCATCAAAGACCACTTTACCAGTAGCAGCACCCGGAGATGCTCCTAAGCCCTTTGCTATGCTCTGAAGCTTTGAGGAAACATCAATTCTTGGATGAAGTAAAAAGTCCACCTGTGAAGGTTCAACTCTTAGAATTGCTTCTTCTTCGTTAATTAACCCTTCATTCAAAAAATCCATAGCTAGTTTTACGGCTGCACCAGGTGTTCTTTTGCCAGTTCTAACTTGAAGCATATAAAGTTTGCCTTTTTCTATGGTAAACTCTATATCCTGCATATCTTTATAGTGTTCTTCAAGGACCTTACAAAACTTTAGAAGTTCATCATAAACGCTTGGCATTTCCTTTTTTAACTCAATTATTGGCTTTGGCGTTCTTATGCCAGCAACCACGTCTTCACCCTGGGCGTTTACTAAATACTCACCAAATACACCCTTGTCGCCTTTCTTTGGATCTCTTGTAAATGCCACACCGGTAGCGCTATCATTACCCATATTTCCAAAGACCATAGTAACAACGTTTACAGCTGTACCAAGATCATTTGGAATATTGTTAATTTTTCTGTAAGTAATTGCACGAGGAGCATTCCATGATTTAAAAACAGCCTCTATAGCCATTTTCAATTGAACAAATGGATCCTGTGGAAATTCTTTATTAAACCTCTTGTATATATCGAAGTATCTTTTTATAAGTTCCTTAAGGTCTTCAGCACTTAATTCCACATCATATTTAATGCCTTTTTTGGCTTTCATATTCTCAAGTTCATTTTCAAACGGCTGCAAACCCATATCAAGAACAATATCACCAAACATCTGAACAAGTCTTCTATAAGAATCATAAGCAAGTCTTGGATTAGAAGATTCCTTACTAAACAATTCTACTGTTTCATCGTTTAATCCTATGTTTAAAACAGTATCCATCATTCCCGGCATTGAGAACTTTGCACCAGACCTAACCGAAAAAAGAAGGGGCAACCCAGACTTTGCAGCAAACTTTTTCCCAGTTTTTTCTTCAACAATCTTGATATTTTCCAAAACCATCGGCCAAAGCTCTTCGATGATTTTTTCCCCTTTTTCCATATAGAGATTACAAACTTCAGTTGTAATAGTAAATCCGGGGGGCACAGGCAAACCGATGTTTGTCATCTCTGCAAGTCCAGCACCCTTACCACCCAGCAAGTCTCTCATGGAAGCGTTGCCTTCTTCAAATAAATATACCCATTTCCCCATGCTCACTCCTCCTAAAATAGAATTTAAACCCTTTTTGTACTTTGAATTACTAAATTAGATTTTAGCACAAAGAGAAAGTATAAACCTTCTAAGAGATCCTATTGTTGCTTAAAATATTAAGTATCTCTGTGGCAGTTTCTTCTACCGCCTTATTTGTAGCATCCACAATTTTGCAACCAATCCTTTTCATAATATTTTTAGCAAAAGCAAGCTCTTCTTCTACAAATCGTATGTCCATGTATGCTTTCATACCAGTAATGCCCATTTTTTCCAATCTCTTTGCCCTTATTGCTGCAAGAGCATTTGGCTCAATAGTCAAACCAATTATTTTTTCCTTTGGCAACTCAAACAAAATACTAGGCGGTTCTATCCCTAATACCAAAGGAATATTGGCAACCTTGTATCCTTGATGTGCCATATACATTGAAAGTGGAGTTTTAGAAGTTCGAGATACGCCAATTAATATTAAATCAGCTTTTAACAAATCGCCTACATTTGCCCTTCCATCATCACATCTCACAGCAAACTCTATTGCCTCTACTCGGCTAAAGTACATAGTATCGAGTTTGTGTAAAATTCCTGGTTTTTCAATTGGGCTTTGTCTTGTAAACGTTTTTATTGCATCAATTGTTTGACCTAAAACGTCTACAGCCTTTATAGATCTTTTTTCTACTTCATCCTTCAAAAGTGATCTTAGTTGACTGGTAACAATCGTGTAGAGTATCAATGTGTCTTCTGGGTTAATGTTTTCTAGAATTTCAATAAGTTTTTTATCATCAGTTACATAAGGAATTCTTTTAATTCGAAAATCCACAGCATTATCAGGAAAAAGGCTTGTTGCAGCCACAGCTACAGCCTGCGCAGTGTGACCAGTTGAATCAGATAATATTAGAATATTCATATTGACTCCTTAATAAGGAAAGTTATTATTGATTTCTTACAATCTTTTTCCAATTCCACAGCCTAAAAAATGGCAATGATATCAAGTTTAATAATGCCTTTCTGTTGTCTCTAATTTTCTTATCCTCCACGTTAACGAGCACATTCTCAAAAAATGTGTGAATTGGTCCAGACAGGTTAATAATTATATTTAGAATCTCATCGTATTTTTTATTTATTATTGCATCTTCCAATTTATCTTTATTGTTAATAAATTTTTCGTAAAGCTCCCTTTCGTCTCTTTCAACTAATAAAGATGAGTCAAAAGCTACCAACTCTTCTTTGTCAGAAATAATTCTTCCAAGTCGGATAATGGTACTTACAATATCAAAGAAATCCTTTCTCTTAGACCATTCAGTAAGAACGTCCAATCTTCTTTTGGCTTTTACAGGTGAAGAAGTAATGTCTAATACAGCGTCAACCAAATCATATCTATAACCCATATCAATAAATAATGATGACATCCTAGTTTTCATAAAACTAATTAACTGGCTAATATCTCTTGAAGGGAGTGTGGTTATATATGAAAT
Above is a genomic segment from Thermodesulfobium narugense DSM 14796 containing:
- the pstB gene encoding phosphate ABC transporter ATP-binding protein PstB, which codes for MIKMKLQDVHAFFGKNEVLKGINLDIYDKAVTAIIGPSGCGKTTLLRCLNRMHELDKNASVKGKILLDNEDIFKMDLYKVRRKVGMVFQRPNPFPFMSIQDNVLAGFLMSGKRLSKKQKEEICEKNLIRVALWEETKDRLKDLPTNLSGGQQQRLCIARALANDPEIILMDEPTSALDPISTAKIEELIVNLKNEIVIVIVTHNMQQAARISDFTSFMYLGSLIEYGVTEQIFKVPKEKLTEDYITGRFG
- the pstA gene encoding phosphate ABC transporter permease PstA, encoding MRFIVDKVFQVFTLGVAIFVSLILAFILFQLIKDGISSLSINFFTETARPVGSSSGGFKQAIVGSIIIDSIAMIIIVCLSILGGLYLHLYSGSFFAKVLKESMSLLQGTPTIVCGICVYYIVVKQMGHFSGLAGSVALALVGIPYMVLASEQIFNMTPTLLLEAAYSLGLSRTRVIFFVVLRFAKFPLLAISLLTLARIAGETAPLLFTAFGNSFLELNPTRPMAAIPLQIFIYAISPYDEWHRLAWAGALVLITFVTVLSIILGRYRRLGE
- the pstC gene encoding phosphate ABC transporter permease subunit PstC gives rise to the protein MFKRAKFLFDSSSFRLENFSFFDLLLKFSALFLVLLPALIFIVLFINSLPAIEHLGFSVFTTNNWDPVNDKFGVIAPLLVTVMVGVISTVLGLMISTPIALFLSFYSRGKISSFFSTVIDALASIPSVVLGLWAIFYVAPHIDKVETIIKTFFGFIPFLNGDPSPFGLFTTILILTLMLVPIQTVLIKELIVLVPKSLIEAGFSLGITKFEIVKGLILPFIKEGIIAVIFLSLARGMEETMATAMLIGNRPFFPNSLFSPTATLTSIIANEFAEAFSRIYLSVLFELGLILFVLVFVTNVFAKLLLRFLYRRA
- the dapB gene encoding 4-hydroxy-tetrahydrodipicolinate reductase; the encoded protein is MKMISVVVSGIGGKMGRMVSETILKQPDMKLVGGVDPAVGGKTLSELFKIDDPTTVSSTIEDLLVKTQFDVLIDFTRGNVAPHTIEKTLEYRRNVVVGTTGIDGKELDRLGKMANELKVGFFLAPNFSLGAVLMMEFAKKAAKYLDHAEIIELHHNQKADAPSGTALRTAYLMSEGSKVFNKDTVQGEEKIKCALGGEVNGIRIHSVRLPGFVAHQEVLFGGVGEILTIRHDSLSRESFMPGVLLAIRKVKDLNGFVIGLENLL
- a CDS encoding lipoyl domain-containing protein, coding for MQILMPEVNKDSIRNRLVKWLKKENDLVKVGDEIALIENQRVTSVIKSPYSGRLINMLQENSFINVGQPVAEVVDVLSNESPSLGINKDLETRVEKVKIEHKEEPEELVKVHRGNFLKLKIRVNVLRSTNFIRRNSITLSSYLFFCVLKSYIKYPFFGQDYSINFLELTDKGLESSFSYSDKLLKKVQIEGLRSIEEFKTEKDEVVDFSANEGLYIILCKGIELDEVELNLSSNTSVLLISAYNKAEFENEEPEDELSIFFECIFQKNLSFVLNFMKQLRDFLINPENLVI
- a CDS encoding deoxyguanosinetriphosphate triphosphohydrolase is translated as MVYRTTQEEREKRYLSKLAALSSKTLGRQTPEPECEYRNPFQRDRDRIIHSKAFRRLKHKTQVFISPEGDHFRTRLTHVLEVSQISRTCARILGLNEDLVEAISLGHDLGHTPFGHIGEDVLNRLLPPFRHEEQSLRVVDILEKREGKGFGLNLTQETRDGILRHSINDKIKPITQEGLLVRYCDKISYICHDLDDAIRAGLLKYDDLPSFVKEIGKTHSERVDTLIRLIISGFDEEEGFKDDAKFIGVIKSLRDFMMQSVYSAEILRREEEKVTRMFNFIIEYLKSNIDKILNLPEVYGWYNSDSEKSNIAIKDYISGMTDSYIVLYFEKNFLPSSWPLKLDF
- the ppdK gene encoding pyruvate, phosphate dikinase is translated as MGKWVYLFEEGNASMRDLLGGKGAGLAEMTNIGLPVPPGFTITTEVCNLYMEKGEKIIEELWPMVLENIKIVEEKTGKKFAAKSGLPLLFSVRSGAKFSMPGMMDTVLNIGLNDETVELFSKESSNPRLAYDSYRRLVQMFGDIVLDMGLQPFENELENMKAKKGIKYDVELSAEDLKELIKRYFDIYKRFNKEFPQDPFVQLKMAIEAVFKSWNAPRAITYRKINNIPNDLGTAVNVVTMVFGNMGNDSATGVAFTRDPKKGDKGVFGEYLVNAQGEDVVAGIRTPKPIIELKKEMPSVYDELLKFCKVLEEHYKDMQDIEFTIEKGKLYMLQVRTGKRTPGAAVKLAMDFLNEGLINEEEAILRVEPSQVDFLLHPRIDVSSKLQSIAKGLGASPGAATGKVVFDADLAAKMSDEDVILVRPETVPDDIHGLAAAKGVLTARGGMTSHAAVVARGMGKPAVVGAESIKIDLKERLFTVNGETVKEFDVITIDGTSGNIFKGVAPLIMPELSEDLKNLLSLSDKLAKIQVRANADTPEDAKRSYEFGAKGIGLCRTEHMFMAQDRLPAMQEMIVAETIEERKAALEKLLPMQREDFYGIFKEMKGYPVIIRLLDPPLHEFLPKREILKEEIAQHEKNGEKDLVEKKKRLLRRAEALKESNPMMGFRGCRLGLVYPEINEMQVRAILEAAAMVIKEGDKVFPEIMVPLVGHINEIRLVREKLEEVAKEVISEQGIQIPYLFGTMIELPRAALKADEIAKYARFFSFGTNDLTQMTFGFSRDDAESKFLPVYLERGILPVNPFQTLDRDGVGELMRIAVERGRKANKELEIGICGEHGGDPESIAFCYEIGLDYVSCSPFRVPVARLAAARATILAKRQYEADK
- a CDS encoding pyruvate, water dikinase regulatory protein, whose product is MNILILSDSTGHTAQAVAVAATSLFPDNAVDFRIKRIPYVTDDKKLIEILENINPEDTLILYTIVTSQLRSLLKDEVEKRSIKAVDVLGQTIDAIKTFTRQSPIEKPGILHKLDTMYFSRVEAIEFAVRCDDGRANVGDLLKADLILIGVSRTSKTPLSMYMAHQGYKVANIPLVLGIEPPSILFELPKEKIIGLTIEPNALAAIRAKRLEKMGITGMKAYMDIRFVEEELAFAKNIMKRIGCKIVDATNKAVEETATEILNILSNNRIS